Proteins encoded within one genomic window of Eleutherodactylus coqui strain aEleCoq1 unplaced genomic scaffold, aEleCoq1.hap1 HAP1_SCAFFOLD_47, whole genome shotgun sequence:
- the LOC136591274 gene encoding lysophosphatidylcholine acyltransferase 2-like — translation MAFKLFDIDGDGSITENEFSSLLRSSLGVPDLDVSKLFQDMDADESGKLCYEEFKNFFLSHPEYSKLFTTYLDHQKYYLHVLQQEEEEDKNLEPFIAGNQGTKSSIEEATSSSDKKVD, via the exons TTATTTGATATTGATGGCGATGGCAGCATCACAGAAAATGAATTCAGTTCCCTGTTAAGATCTTCACTTGGCGTTCCAGACCTTGATGTTTCCAAACTTTTCCAGGATATGGATGCTGATGAGTCAGGAAAACTCTGTTATG aggagtttaaaaactttttcctgAGTCATCCAGAATATTCAAAATTGTTTACAACCTACCTTGACCACCAGAAATATTACTTGCATGTActgcagcaagaggaagaggaagacaaGAATTTAGAACCCTTCATAGCCGGAAACCAGGGCACCAAAAGCAGCATAGAGGAAGCTACTAGTTCATCAGACAAAAAAGTAGACTGA